attttctttcaatatttcaatatggatgtatatgatataaacGCGAGTATAGGAATACTAGAAACAATATTTAggtaattgtaaaattaatgataataataaataaacaatgtgACAACGCAAATTCAAAACGAGGTACATATTCgatcttaatataaatgattctCATTGTAAGACTGATAGTTTCGCATATAAATGCTCATGTCAATTGCTCTTcttaaattgttaaatctGCTGTCTGTTATCCTTCTTTAACACATACTCACGCATGCTTGCGCCATTTCCTAATTTTATCGGTTCCATTCCGCACACTGCATTACGATTGTTGTACAATTTTACGCGACAATAATCGACGGTCTCGCGACTATAATTTCATTGCATTTCCGTTCGAatcacataatatttttatcaccaTGTTGTCAactgatatataaatatggatgaataataaattcaaccGGATTATCACTTGGgatacaataaattaagcgCATTGAAGACTTTTGCGATTATATGTGCGCGCTCCAACGACTCGCATCGAACTTGAATGCACCACGAACATGATCGGTCTATCGTTGCAGCGACTCGTTCGCGTTTGAAAAAGCGAAATAGTGGAATGCAGGTGTGTGGAGTCGTTTGCTTTTCTCTTTCATATTCGTTATCCACTCTTCTACCTCTCTTTCTTACCTATGCACTCGCGGCGTCTACCTGCCTGTTCACCTTCTCCCTCCCTcttcctccctctctctttctctctcctctcacTCTCCCTCTCTCATTTTCTGTCTCTTTCGTTCCGCATACTTCATCATTCCTCCAAGTGAACATAATACCTGGCAACGTTGATAAGGTTACCGTTTACCAGAGATATCTATGCGATGTTTAGAGAAGCGCTATCGACCGAAAAAAAGATGAGAGGTAGTACAGGCGAGCGCAACTTCAGTACTCAGAGTTGAAAATTGTGGATCTCAATTGACAATTACAAGgcaattgataatttaaagttaaaataattcttattttaaaactgGATAATTTTTGGAcctaattttatgataatttttgattgaAGACAAATGCGCTTGCGAGACAGCGATGTTGTACGGAttagagagataaaaataatctagTCTCACATGGAAGCATTTCGTAAtcctattaaatatttcatttaaacaGAACGATAATGCAACATTTggcgaattatatatttaaattatatacggTAGCGATGACAGTTGTAGAGATAAACCACGTTCAATATTTTGCCGCTCGATACGAGCCCACTTGATAAGGTTCGTGATTTGTTAAACTCTTTGCTCTTGCAAACTTGGCTTACAAAGATAGATCGAAGTAACGAgtcgataaaatattgtttatttttctcttaaagaagtatttatagtaaaatttatttgcagtttattttagataaaagatatgtatattttggTGAATGCATGAGAAtatctctatattttttaatgttattcacctaaaaaaatatctttatgcGTATAGAACATGTGCTTAGAAGGTCCCTTGCTTCCTTCGTCGTCATGTAATTATACGTGCATACCGCGCGACAGGAATTTCAATTGAGCGCTGTTTATGTGGAGAGAAAGACAACCGAAGTGAGTGTAAAACTGAGATTTTCAATCTATGAGAATTGGCGttgtgaagaaaaataattctccaTGCTGCCTTTAAAATAATGCCAGTGTACCAaaggatataatttatagcaaCGGCTTGCAAATTGTGTCGCGTTCGTTCCGATAGAGCGAAAAGTTCTACTTTCACTTCACTCTTACGACATCACGCAAATGTGATGCGCATTAGCTGCATGTTTGTCGTTAATTCTAATGCACTTGTTACATACGATTATTTCTACACtcgtagtttttttttttaaatttctctctGTAGCTTTAATATCTGTTGAGAACCGCGGATGAAATTCATATCGTCGACAAAGCGATACATCCATCTTCTTTTTAGGTGGCAGATATCAGATTCTATCCAGctaattttaaactttgtgTAGATAATCAAATTCACTTGAACTCTCAAGTTTACAAATATGCTTCAGTAATGAAATTGTAGGCGTTACTtggcgataaatatttatcactcttGGTGATTTGCTTAggtttcatttttttcatgtttatcGTTCGGATGAACGACagctaattaatttatgaaagacAGCTAATTAATCTgttgtaacaataaatttccaaCGTTATCCAGAAAAGATTTCACTTAAGAATCtctcaaataataattgtgcagTTGTGCTCAAATCTAATCGTGCAGTTTTACGTTAATTCCCATGTGATTACACAAGTCGAGTCCAGCAATAATCAACATTTTTCCGTTTGAATACAGCACTGCGTGCGTAGGCATGAGAGATTTACGTAACAATTGTGTTCTGCTTTATGAAACGTGGTTCTCCGCAGCACTCGAGAATTGTAACGCGGCGTGGCAATGGGAGATTAAGCAAAGAACACACGTGTCCCTCGCAACGCGATCCGCTCGCATCATCGATAAATGTATCAACGCGACGTATATTATCACCTGCGACACATGAAACTCGGCTAAATGCGAACTCTCAACTCATCACTTTGCGATCTcgtttgttattaatttaattttatacgacaAATGTCCGCataattgataataagatTCGAATGTTTGCTTTCGTCGTCTATTCTGTTGCGAATATATATCTcgttttattgcaaatttctaTACATATCTCAAAAGGAAAGACGTCAAATTCAACACACTATACACGATATGCAAAGAGAAGCATGGTATTACGTGAACGTGTAAGAAAATGTGCACTGACTTTGGCTTCTTCGCGACTTCAATTTGCTGGCGGTCTTTCCCATTTTCGCGCCAGTCGCATGCCAGCGATTTCCTGATCGCGCCGCGAAGATTTGGACTCAATTGCACTGCTATAAGCGGGGTGGTCACGGCTCTGATACACTGACACGACACGGCTGCGGCACCGTGCAACGCAGTCTGACCGTAGCATAATGCGATACCGAGCTAACTGAGCGCAAACAGCAGAAGAAGGGACCCAGACTCGAGCGATACGCAAGTGGCGGTCGTAGAAGGAGAACGTGACCGGCAACGACAGGAGGAATGCAGGGTGCGGGGGAGACTGGTGgaacgagagaaaaagagagagatatgtAGAGTGCAAATGAATTGGGAGAGAGACGGCAAATGTGGCAGAAAAGGAAAGAATGAATAGAGACGACTGTCGTTTAACAAACGACACTGTCGCCAGACACAACGTATGATGCTCTTCGATCGTCTGGgcatttaatttcattatgtTCTTGAATTTGCAGATCAATAGCAGACTATAAAGCACtgattaaaacaaattgcatATTGTTCCTTAAAATTTGTAGTCACCCTTCTTTCACATCCTgacttgcatttaatttttgaaacgtCATCGTTTTATTTCAATCACTAGTACTTGAAAAAGTTGTTCCGAAATTTACTGAGAACCGTGAGTGAGcgaaaaaaacagaaataggTATACTAAGTAACCAAAGTGAGATAAGAACGTTTCTGAAGGACGCTCTTGATGAGGTTTCGGGTAGGCGACTCGGGTGGGCGACGAGAAAGAGCACGATTGTTCGCAGAGAGATTGAAAGATTTCGATGAGaatagaagagagagagacagagagtgGTACGTGCACAAGTGTCCGACACGCGGATATAAAGCTTGGCGAGAAGAGAGTCAGCTGCCTGTGATGTCACAGAGAACCCGGATTCGTACCAGCTAAACGGCTCCTCGCATTAATCCGAGGTTGCCCTTTCTTTTAGCGGCAGTTTTGCAAGGACGCGACACATGCAACGATTTATGGATCTGCAAACCACCTGTTGGATATTTCGATATCTGAGCTATCGTGCATCGGAGTGGCGCCCAAATTTTATGTTGTTTTCGTCACGATCgcaatttatgcaatttataaatataatatgataaattgatAGAATCAATTAAACGCATCATTTTAGCCGCTTAGGCCCCGCTATCGCCTCGCTACCGCTTAGGCCTCGTTTATTGGTGCTGTTTGTCAGAATACATCGAGTTTTACagtcagtatttttttttttttttttctatacaaCGATTTCTGCCGTACACATTTTCTCTATACATCATACATACATGgaatagatattttgtatacgCACCTCGAGACTAAATCTTGTGATGTCGTTTTACTTAGGCTTCGAAAGACCAACTCATAATGCGAGAATCAGTTTTTTTACAATACGCGACAATTTGCCacgacaaatatatatatttctcgcaTAAGAGATATAATTGCtaaacaaattacatttttctataaacaaatTGACATTTTGGTCAATCTTTGTGCCGCAACTCTCTCACTTCCCCTCCccttatttcttttcaaagaGATCTTGTTCAAAAATGTGTACTAATTGATGGACCTATTCTAACATGCGATGTCGATCGTTGACATATTCTTGCAAGTTATAAACTGTGTTTCGATTTATCGTAACTGAGCTCGAAAGTCGTCGGTGCAAAATTTATCGATGGATGATTTGGTACGTAAAAGATGCTCTCTTttaactataatatataatacacatcGATTTACGATGCTTCTCGCGTGCAGTGATCGAATATCGAcggttatatataaatatttcctcTGGCCTCGCTATCTGCCACttctcaaaatatttacagccAGATGAAGTACCGAGAATAACGcagagatataaataatacttcaCTAATTCGTAAAGCTTagtcgttaaaatatttcatgctgGAAATTAAGAGTGCGCGAAGAACAATTTATACATTCAGATTCTGTATGCCACTCTCAGCGTTTCAAGTAATAAACGCTAGTTGCTCTTTCGTCCTTCGCGGGTtagaattatacatatttataagataGAAACAATAACTGTTTTCAAagcgttaaaaaataatttgttaattatgaaTCAAACAGCATTCTTGGACTAAAGAAATAGTCAATGATTCAACGATATGATTATGACTATTTTATCCGACAATGAGTAACTTTGTCCGTTAATAAGGCTAATCGGAAGCACCGATTGTAACGCTAAGCAGTCGCTTCGTCACCCTTCCTTGCGTTCTAATCGATTtactaacatttttttttttgcatccCAGATCGCACGCACTCTTCATTATTATCTTTCAACTCTCTGTCTCTGTATCGTACGCACGCATAAGCACACACAAATATAAATGAGCAAATAAACATTGTGCAATATGAACGTTTAACACTTACGTTTCAAAATGGATTTTATGAGctcattgaaaaattatttttatccgcgttaaaaaattatttatgtccAAATTCACTTCATAAGACGATTTAATTCTCATGGAAGTGTAACGAATAGTTGAGATGTATGATTTTCTTTCAGCGTCAAAGAAAAAGATACGAATATACGAAGAGAAGAATATGTcattaatctttaaatactttcgcagaatcttttaggtatCTCAACTTTACAATTTCTTtacaactaatttttttttgttcttaagTGTAAAGAATAAATAGTCACACTCTATACATTGTTACTGGTAGAtgaattaataacataaaagtGTTTTGTTCTCTTAAAGGAGTTCAAACTGCTTTAAAAGAATGAGATTTTCTCAGAAGACtttgctttaattaattttaaacgtttgcacgtatataagaaaattattggCCAACAAAATAGATACATTTCAGGAATATCCTGAAAAGAAAGTATAATATCGTATAGCCAAACTGTGTATAattgtttctctttctctgcaAAATGcaagacaaaattatttttataaaaacaaatataggCAGGtattgtattatgtatttCGCTAGAATATTTTTCGAACACTGTTTCGCTCTTCAAGGATTCGCATTAACGTCGCCTCGTTTGCGGGCTCGACAATCTAGATTACTTTCATGCGTTTAATGAGTTTTGATCATCTCTTATTTCACAGAAAATCACTACTTGAAAAAtcgctaaaattatttaactaatatTCTTGGTAAGAAGTAAGAGAGATCTTTGCGTTCTTCAACACTCGTTCAACACTCGTTCctttcaaattctttttatgAAGAATTGGATTTCTTCTTGcacaaatattacaacaaagcaatgtgttttattttcttttaaaacacGCGAATCACGACAAAAACGTTTTGTGATGATGGACTTTTTGATGATCAACTTTCCGTGTGTTCACGTAAAGTACAGAACTCTGGGCAGGATCTACAACTTTCGACCAATTTTTGTAGTTCACGCTTATTGGCCTCCTGATCACTCGCATTCTTAACAATGAGTCCTCGTAACTAACTGATATGTACGCCAGTAGATTCAAtacaaaaagttttaatgaaattacaaAGTCTAAAAAGTAGACTCGAAACGTCCAGCTCTTGGACAAATAACTTCACGTTGAAAAATGGTATCGGAATAGGCCGATCGTTACATAAGTTGTATGCTTCAACTTTCCATAACTTTCGATACAGATATACCTATAATAccacataaaataattcgtgCAACGTATTTACGTTGTCACAGCGATACCACTGATACGATCAGGAGACTATTgggtttttgaaaaatatagacGTACAAGTATCAGGTGTAAAAAGGTTTGTCGCGTCTCcgtgaatatttatttcaaataaagttattaatttccaTTCTGAGAGTTCGAAGTTTTTTAAATCGAGTGTATAAAAACTTGTttcctaataaaaaaaatgtcttgaaGTCAATGGCGACTATTTTAGttcataaaagtttatttaaaatcctGCAATTCTGTCTTTGATCTTGATAAAACTTTTTGCACCAACCTAATATTTCGGGCTTGATCCGGCTTGATCAACATAAGATCTTCATAGTTCAAGTTTTGATAGAAGGATATATGAAGTGTGCTTGCACGTCAATGCTGAAATGACGTCGCCTTTCTACGCACACAAActttaaagtatatatttttttactcttgtATGTTTACACGATAGCCCTGTCATTCTGTTGTAAAAGTTCAACTGGAACGAGCGCGACGCAATTGACTGTAATAAAATGCGCACCGATGATCGGCGGATTCTTTCTACAATTAGTTAGTTTTTAAGCACCAATCACGACAACGATAAACGACTCGCGTTCAAAATGccgtaaatattgaaaatgacTTTGCAAGAAGTCACGCCAGCTGACGCGGATTTCCGCAACGTCGTACGACACAGTTACACACGTTACACCGAGTACTGGGAAAATAAGTCTacgagagagaaggagacaCATTTAAACAGCAGAGTATTTAAACAATCTAAATATGCGATACAgcaatagaatatatattctttatatttttaacaaatacgTTACTTTTGAAAGGCAAGCGcaaaaaaaatgctaaaacctgttttcttgaatataaattgttcaaaaCTGTTGCACTGTTCAAATGTATGTCGTACTCTGCTCCAAGTTCGATAAGTGGACAGCTtttgtataaagaaatcaAGAAATTACTTCTTAATTTCTTTGATAGAAGAATAGTACAATTGGCTGCCTTCAACTGTTTCGCGTATCCAACTTTAACATTTCATTcccaaaataatttatctcacATTCGTACGCTGAAAGCATACGAAGTCTGTTCATTCCGTTGTACGCGCGAATGACTCCTTTTCTACATTGAAATACGCTCAGATATCTCTTCGACATTGCACATAGAATATAAATTGCGTAACGCGATGCTGTCGTCGAAGCTCACTTTAGGCTCGCTCGCTCTTTAGGCGCCATTTTTCTGTTTTGTGCGTGTAATAATCAGGTAGACGTCTTGCCCAACAGGAACCGGAAGAAGCGACGATTTACAAGAGAGCGCAGGCAGTACCATGCATCACCTCGGAAATGAACATCGGTGTACCGGCACTAAGACCACCGTCGCCCTTTTCTTGCTCGTCCTTCTCGTAATCGCAATCGAAATAATGACTCTGCGACAGAACGCGTTTTATAATGATGCAACGTAATTTGCTCTGTCAGAACTTCAATTAAAACATCGTGGACAGAccaacaaaataaatgagtagagaataaaatttctattttaaactaATTCTATTTCAattctatttcaattttaaaatcatacatgtttataaattaagcaTCTGTTTCAAAATAAGCAACTTTTgacattgatttttttttatcataaaataaaaatcggcAACTAAATTTTCGAATctctaatatattttgcaaatgtaCCTGGCAATCCAAACATCTGCAATGATCGCTCATTTTGCAAGTTATACCCCACTGTTTGGCCATCGCTTTGTAGAACTCTTTGCTGGATTTGTGAAGTATTTTCGGCCCCTTGGCTGCTTTCCTGTCCCCACCTCCGGGACCGCCGCTACCATCGTCACCCCCAACAATGTTCTCAGCATCTTCTGTGCTCTTTTCGTTACTAGAAACCTGCTTCTCCTTATCCCCATCCTTCGCCTCTCGCAGTGCGATAGCTGATGACTCCATTCGTGTCTAAATTATTACAAcagtttttacattaaattaaattttcgaaaaaatgaaCAGAGAATTCTACCGAAATGTTTATtgggaattaaaaaatttgtttaatcttatttttatattgctctATAATAAACTTACAATCCGgagtaaaattaatcaattgaaCTTAGAAGACGCACTTACCTCTTCAAGAACGTGCTCGTACGAGGGCGGAGGCGAGCTGGGAATCGTCTGCTCGTTTTTAATCGACAAACAATTCTTGTCCGTTTCCGCCTCAAGTTCATCCGTAAACACATCCGTACCTGAAGGCAACGACTGATTGATTTGCCGTTGCTGTTCCTCGGATTCCATACTATTGCTGCGACTATCGCCGGAACTCCGCGACTTCAGCATCTTTGAGAAACGGAGCTTGAATGGCGCCAGTTTGACGAGTTTCTTCGTTCCCGTAGTCTACGGGAAAAGGGAATGTTCTCATTTGCAAAACAACcgcaaagagaattttttactatatcGACACGAGCCAAAGGCGGAGGTGCAATGAAAATGAGATAATCGAGCAAAACAAATCGAGAAGTGCACAGTGCCGAAAAAACTTTGTATCAATTCGACTCAAGAAAAACACCATATtgacaaaacattttttagtgCAAAGTAAGTGAATTGAAATAAGAACTTTTCTTCATATCTGCGAGTTCACGCAACTGCACCGGATGCATCTGTTGACCTACTGACCGAGTTTGCGGATATCGGTCGACGTAACGCCACTCGACTTGGCACATTTGCGGCCGACTTTACAGACACGAAGCTTACCCCGCCCTTAAGATTCTTCCGGAAAGGAAAGGCAGATGGAATCGAGAACGATTCTGAAGAACGATTCTGACATGTGCATCGCTCGatattatcatttaaattcGATGCAGCGCgtggaaataatatttattattatccttCTTCTTTTGTTTCAAGTAAAATGTAAGAGCAGCTTATTGTTactagagaattatttttttatatcgtatatataattgtatcaactattatatattattattaaagcacTTATAAGAATGCGTTTAATCGAGTTCGaaataaattcgaattttCCGAGAATCGCAATTAATTGAGCTTCGTTATTGAGTATGATGGATGATGGATCATAAGATTTCGAATTAGATGTCGCAGGTTCTCAGGGCATACAAAGAAGGGTGAAGATTGATCTTCATCGTGATGGAATAAAACTACCAGATATATCAATTTCTGGATCTGTCGAAGTAAGCCCACCGGATCTTCGCGATCGACACAGCCAGGACAGTCATGGCGGTTTCCCGATACGTATTCGCAAGTGGAACAGGCTCGCTTGAGGTCAGACATCGTGTCGCGAGACCGTAAACGGCAGCTGTCATTGGGATTTTGCGGCGAGGGTTGAAGATTATGGCAATTCGAACAATGCCACTTCGCTGCCATTCTTCGcgataaaattacattccTTAGGGAATTATCCCTCCCTTCCCTTTCTCCCGCTTCTCGTTATCGCGGAAACATAAAGTCGGGATTTTAATGTTTATGGCGAAGAAACTGCGGAGTATCGCTCGAACAAAGAACAACAAGATTTTAAAAGTACTCAAAGAGGAAACCGAATAGCGCACTTCAACTCAATTGAAGACTAATAACGAAAgtcttatattaattaacggcAAGGACATAAagctatatattattaacagaagGGTAGTAAAGCAGCTTACGCGCGCTTATGAAGCCATATAGATTGTATACAATACCgaagattattaattagtgctaaatatttaattcaatagaCGCGCATTGCATGCGCATAAAATGGTAAAGATTTAATTGTACCGTATGAAATGTGATCCGCGAGAACGGGCAAGTGTAAAATTCTGATGAAAAATTCCATCCGGACGGAAATCACCGCCCGACAGATAAGATGGACAGATAAGGCAACGTTTTATCGCACAAATGAAACAGGCGACGAAGTAGGTTGCGTCGGTCGGTAGAGGATTCACGCGCTTTCATCCACTTCCCCTTCTTCGCGTGTTCCCAGGACTAAACGACGTGTCGGTGGCCCCAGCTGATGCCAACGCACTCCTAGGCCAACACCTCTCGTCCTAGTTTCCCTCTCGCTTGGCTTCATCCACCACTCCTTGGTGCTCTCGTCTCCATCCGCGAGGTACCCAACTATCTAAACCCTTTCTCCATTTCGCAATCTCTCACAACGTGTATTTACGCGCGTCGCACCGTCTTCCACGCAGTGTATTTTCACTTATTTCCCTATTTCCCTTGTTCTATTTAGTGATGGCATTTCAAAACTCCTACTTGCAAATTTCTAAGCAA
Above is a genomic segment from Linepithema humile isolate Giens D197 chromosome 6, Lhum_UNIL_v1.0, whole genome shotgun sequence containing:
- the LOC105672942 gene encoding uncharacterized protein; amino-acid sequence: MQQMHFLRIEQLLPEVQASRIGLKIDNWITSGHLFNCNCSGRYIGGHRGTCNMTTGTKKLVKLAPFKLRFSKMLKSRSSGDSRSNSMESEEQQRQINQSLPSGTDVFTDELEAETDKNCLSIKNEQTIPSSPPPSYEHVLEETRMESSAIALREAKDGDKEKQVSSNEKSTEDAENIVGGDDGSGGPGGGDRKAAKGPKILHKSSKEFYKAMAKQWGITCKMSDHCRCLDCQSHYFDCDYEKDEQEKGDGGLSAGTPMFISEVMHGTACALL